In the genome of Syntrophales bacterium, the window GAATTTCTTTTTCATTGCGTTTCTCTCCAAATAAATGTGAACATGTTCCAGATTTTTCTCGTTTCCTTCGATCAGTTGTCCTTATTTATAAGATTAACAATTATTTTTGTTATCACGTCTTTTTCCTTCGGATCACTCATGGCAATCATCAACGTCAATGCAACCAAAGCGTTATCTGCTATGCGTTTCGTTCCGTCAGATTTATAAAGCAGGCCATTCCGATCAAGAAACCATGTAAAAATAGCAGCGGCGATACGCTTATTCCCGTCTACGAATGAATGATTTTTCACAATGAAATACAGAAGATGTGCTGCTTTTTCTTCAATGCTGGGATAGAGATCCTTGCCGTCGAAAGTCTGGCAAATCGTATCCAGAGAACTGCTGAACGAATTATCCTTTTCACGTCCAAACAGGGCGGAATCACCCAACCTTCCCCGCATTGTCTTAATAGCGCCTTTCGCTTCTTCATATAAAATTCGTTTCGCTGTACGGTCAGATACGCGGACTAATTCCAGCTTTCCATAGTCGTATCGATCAAGCGTATCCAGAGCATAGCTGAAATCACCAATAACCCTCAGGAGGCCTTCAGATTCAGACATGGAGAGCAGTTTGCGATCAACTATATTATCGATAAGCCTGATTGATTGTTTAAGCGCTTCATATTTTTCAATCTGTGATTGTAATCTCTTTTCATTCAGCG includes:
- a CDS encoding virulence protein RhuM/Fic/DOC family protein — encoded protein: MNEQIETGKIVIYQAEDEQVSLEVKLIEDTVWLDTHQMAELFQRERTVIVRHVKNIYKTGELLHGSTCAKNTQVAKDGKKRVMDFYNLDMIIAVGYRVNSLRGTQFRIWANKILKDYLVTGYALNEKRLQSQIEKYEALKQSIRLIDNIVDRKLLSMSESEGLLRVIGDFSYALDTLDRYDYGKLELVRVSDRTAKRILYEEAKGAIKTMRGRLGDSALFGREKDNSFSSSLDTICQTFDGKDLYPSIEEKAAHLLYFIVKNHSFVDGNKRIAAAIFTWFLDRNGLLYKSDGTKRIADNALVALTLMIAMSDPKEKDVITKIIVNLINKDN